Proteins encoded by one window of Chroococcidiopsis sp. TS-821:
- a CDS encoding L-threonylcarbamoyladenylate synthase, whose product MAKTYTIHPDTPQLRTIEQIISALRDGAVMLYPTDTVYAIGCDLNSKSAVQRVRQIKQLSNDKPLTFLCPSLSNVATYARVSDTAYRIMRHLIPGPYTFLLPATKLVPRLVQHPKRKTTGIRVPDHAVSQALLDALGNPIISTSAHLPQDENGRSSSQDEANISKVELFDRLDKLVDVIVDDGSELGYQVSTILDFTESEPAIARKGLGWEEAVAWI is encoded by the coding sequence ATGGCTAAAACTTACACAATTCATCCTGATACTCCGCAACTGCGTACAATAGAGCAAATTATTAGCGCTCTGCGTGATGGCGCTGTAATGCTTTACCCTACAGATACAGTTTATGCGATCGGCTGCGATTTAAATTCAAAGTCAGCAGTCCAACGCGTGCGACAAATTAAACAACTATCAAATGACAAACCACTCACATTTTTATGTCCGTCGCTGTCTAACGTCGCAACTTATGCCAGAGTCAGCGACACAGCTTATCGCATTATGCGACACTTAATTCCTGGACCTTATACTTTTCTACTACCAGCAACCAAGTTAGTTCCGCGATTGGTACAGCATCCCAAACGGAAAACGACTGGAATCCGCGTGCCAGATCATGCAGTATCGCAAGCGTTATTGGATGCTCTGGGAAATCCGATTATTTCTACTTCTGCGCACTTACCTCAAGATGAAAACGGACGCTCATCTTCACAAGACGAAGCAAATATTTCTAAAGTTGAGTTATTTGACCGTCTAGATAAATTAGTCGATGTTATTGTCGATGATGGTTCGGAACTGGGATACCAAGTTTCTACGATCTTAGATTTTACAGAAAGTGAACCAGCGATCGCCCGCAAAGGTTTAGGTTGGGAAGAAGCAGTTGCTTGGATTTAA
- the larC gene encoding nickel pincer cofactor biosynthesis protein LarC, with translation MTKLAYLECPTGIAGDMCLGALVDVGVPLEYLIEQLQKLGIAQEYELRTEAVHRNGQLATKVHVDLREEHHHNQHAHHHGRHLPEIEQLITQAQLPLQAQKWSLAVFRQLAIAEGAVHGIAPEKVHFHEVGAVDAIVDIVGTCLGLDWLGIDKLYCSALPTGGGTVKAAHGRLPVPVPAVLKLWQMRNCPVYSNGIDRELVTPTGAAIATTLATDFGAPPTMTLQKIGLGAGSIDLPMPNILRLWLGEERGQEVSSRHTNLCTETIAVLETQIDDLNPQAIGYVFEALFAAGAVDVFTQPIGMKKSRPGILLSVICPCERISDCEAVLFQETTTLGIRHALQQRTILPREIQQVKTKYGAVQVKIARIGEKVVNVQPEYEDCARLAKEHQIAWREIHRQALHNWYSNRGES, from the coding sequence ATGACAAAACTAGCGTATTTAGAGTGTCCTACTGGTATTGCGGGAGATATGTGTTTAGGAGCACTCGTTGATGTTGGCGTTCCCTTAGAGTACTTAATAGAACAACTCCAGAAATTAGGTATCGCCCAAGAGTATGAATTACGCACTGAAGCAGTGCATCGCAATGGGCAACTAGCAACTAAAGTTCATGTGGATTTGCGTGAAGAACATCATCACAACCAACACGCCCACCATCACGGACGACATCTTCCAGAGATTGAGCAGCTAATTACTCAAGCCCAACTACCATTACAGGCACAAAAGTGGAGTTTGGCAGTATTTCGCCAACTAGCAATCGCCGAAGGCGCAGTACATGGAATTGCACCAGAAAAAGTACATTTTCATGAAGTTGGTGCGGTCGATGCGATTGTTGATATCGTTGGTACTTGCCTAGGGCTAGATTGGTTGGGAATTGATAAATTGTACTGTTCGGCACTGCCTACAGGAGGTGGGACAGTTAAAGCCGCCCATGGACGATTACCGGTACCTGTACCCGCAGTGTTGAAGTTATGGCAAATGCGCAATTGTCCGGTTTATAGTAACGGCATCGATCGCGAACTAGTTACGCCAACCGGAGCAGCGATCGCCACAACGCTTGCAACTGATTTTGGTGCGCCACCGACAATGACGCTACAAAAGATTGGTTTAGGAGCAGGATCGATTGATTTGCCAATGCCAAATATTCTAAGGCTGTGGTTGGGTGAGGAAAGAGGTCAGGAAGTTAGCAGTAGACATACAAATCTTTGTACAGAGACGATTGCGGTGTTAGAAACGCAAATTGATGACCTTAATCCGCAAGCGATCGGCTATGTTTTTGAGGCTTTATTTGCTGCTGGCGCGGTAGATGTATTCACGCAGCCCATCGGCATGAAAAAATCGCGTCCTGGAATTTTGCTGAGTGTTATCTGTCCTTGCGAACGTATCAGTGATTGCGAAGCTGTTCTATTTCAAGAGACAACCACTTTAGGAATTCGTCACGCGCTGCAACAACGTACAATTTTGCCCCGCGAAATCCAACAGGTAAAGACAAAATACGGCGCAGTGCAAGTTAAGATTGCCCGAATCGGGGAAAAGGTCGTTAATGTTCAACCAGAATACGAAGACTGCGCGCGACTTGCCAAAGAACATCAAATTGCATGGCGTGAAATTCACCGACAAGCACTACACAATTGGTATAGCAATCGAGGGGAAAGTTAG
- a CDS encoding lysylphosphatidylglycerol synthase domain-containing protein produces the protein MFRSFKQCWSYLKPYSRWFIVGLTLFFLLQALIRHWQEVTAIQIDSRGWITLAGALCVTFLAHLWSGWVWTWILEDLNQQVNQYQFVRVYLKTNIAKYLPGNVWHYYGRITAAKDAGVTTSIATLSVLLEPLLMAAAALIIALLGISFGVKNHGFLLILLSLLSLTVILFGIHPWFLSKAIRLVGKLKLKKSSTPQINSNSYIAIHYPLNPLLGEMGFVLLRGSGFLLTLLALNSLQLAQIPLFLGAFSLAWLLGLIVPGAPGGLGVFEATAIALLQHRLSPGIVIGAIAFYRLVSLLAETAAAALAWLDERRRDFN, from the coding sequence ATTTTTAGGTCATTCAAGCAGTGTTGGAGCTACTTAAAACCATACAGCCGATGGTTCATCGTTGGATTAACACTATTCTTTTTACTGCAAGCTTTAATCCGTCATTGGCAAGAAGTTACTGCAATCCAAATCGACTCTAGAGGATGGATAACCTTAGCAGGTGCTTTGTGCGTCACTTTTCTGGCACATCTTTGGTCAGGATGGGTATGGACTTGGATCTTAGAAGACCTCAATCAGCAAGTCAACCAATATCAATTTGTTCGAGTTTATTTAAAAACTAATATTGCTAAGTATTTACCTGGTAACGTTTGGCATTATTATGGTCGGATTACAGCTGCAAAAGATGCAGGTGTTACTACTAGCATAGCAACTTTAAGTGTATTACTAGAGCCACTTTTGATGGCAGCGGCTGCTTTAATAATCGCTTTACTGGGTATTTCTTTTGGAGTCAAAAATCACGGTTTTTTATTAATATTGTTATCGCTTTTGAGTTTAACAGTTATTCTCTTCGGAATCCATCCCTGGTTTTTAAGTAAAGCAATTCGCCTGGTAGGAAAATTAAAATTAAAGAAGAGTTCCACACCTCAAATAAATTCTAATAGCTATATAGCGATACATTATCCTCTAAATCCGCTACTCGGAGAAATGGGCTTTGTTTTGCTACGTGGTAGTGGATTTTTGCTAACTCTACTAGCACTCAATTCGTTGCAGTTGGCACAAATACCTTTGTTTTTAGGCGCTTTTAGCTTAGCATGGCTACTCGGTTTGATTGTTCCGGGAGCACCTGGAGGATTGGGAGTATTTGAAGCTACAGCGATCGCACTTTTACAACATCGCTTGTCTCCTGGTATTGTGATTGGAGCGATCGCTTTTTATCGATTAGTGAGTCTTCTAGCTGAAACTGCTGCTGCTGCGCTGGCTTGGTTGGACGAGCGTCGCCGAGATTTTAATTAA
- a CDS encoding alpha/beta fold hydrolase gives MPKLQANGIELFYDIQGTGEPLLLIPGFACDSAHWDLLIPSLVAQYQVIRIDNRGIGQSSAPDSPYSIKQMAEDAAVLLEHIGVSKVHVAGHSMGGQIAQELVLAHPEKVNSLMLLATFASCDRRLCSIIETLGDLPRILDPEAYFYVVLPWAVSEDFYSTPGAIEEALKFQLEYPFPPTPQGLYYQSRAIINSDTLDRLPRISCPTLVLVSQQDILTPIKFSEQLAQGIPNAELVILERGGHDFLIDAPDAVASAMLKFLAKTR, from the coding sequence ATGCCAAAACTTCAGGCTAACGGCATTGAATTATTCTATGACATTCAAGGAACAGGCGAACCGCTATTATTAATTCCTGGTTTCGCCTGCGACTCTGCCCACTGGGACTTGTTAATTCCATCCCTCGTCGCGCAATATCAAGTTATTCGCATAGATAATCGCGGTATTGGACAAAGTTCTGCGCCAGATAGTCCTTATAGTATCAAACAAATGGCAGAGGACGCGGCAGTACTACTGGAACACATCGGCGTGAGTAAAGTCCATGTAGCTGGTCATTCAATGGGAGGTCAAATAGCCCAAGAATTAGTCTTAGCACATCCAGAAAAGGTAAATAGCCTGATGCTACTCGCAACTTTTGCGTCATGCGATCGCCGCTTGTGTAGCATTATTGAAACGCTTGGCGATCTGCCACGTATTTTAGATCCCGAAGCTTATTTTTATGTAGTGTTACCTTGGGCAGTAAGTGAAGATTTTTATTCAACTCCTGGCGCTATCGAAGAAGCATTAAAGTTCCAACTGGAGTATCCTTTCCCACCAACTCCACAAGGGTTGTATTATCAAAGTCGAGCGATTATAAATAGCGACACCTTAGACCGTTTACCGCGAATTAGTTGCCCTACGCTAGTTTTAGTAAGTCAGCAAGATATTCTTACACCAATCAAGTTTTCCGAACAACTTGCGCAAGGTATTCCCAATGCTGAACTTGTGATTCTTGAACGTGGGGGTCATGATTTCTTAATTGATGCGCCAGATGCGGTAGCTAGCGCAATGTTGAAGTTTTTAGCAAAGACTAGATAA
- the ndhL gene encoding NAD(P)H-quinone oxidoreductase subunit L — translation MAIALLYLGLAGAYLLVVPLAIMLYLKLRWYNATSFERGFMYFLVFFFFPGLLLLAPFMNFRPQRRQIPS, via the coding sequence ATCGCGATCGCGCTGCTGTATCTAGGATTGGCGGGAGCGTATCTGCTTGTTGTTCCTTTAGCGATCATGCTGTACCTAAAACTGCGTTGGTATAACGCTACATCGTTTGAGCGAGGCTTTATGTACTTCCTCGTGTTCTTTTTCTTTCCAGGGTTATTACTCCTCGCACCATTTATGAATTTTCGCCCCCAGCGTCGGCAAATTCCTAGTTAA
- a CDS encoding DUF3007 family protein: MSRFTVIGIGLGVFAAGGIVYVILQVVGLDSLSAGVWSQALLVGGLVGWLVTYLTRVMRKDMTYHQQRQNYEEAFLQKRLEELTPEELAKLQAEIEQENQSRDSSSKV; encoded by the coding sequence ATGAGTAGATTTACGGTTATTGGAATTGGGCTAGGCGTGTTTGCTGCAGGTGGTATTGTCTATGTCATCCTGCAGGTGGTGGGTTTAGATAGCCTCTCAGCAGGCGTGTGGAGCCAAGCATTGTTGGTTGGTGGCTTAGTAGGATGGTTGGTAACCTATCTTACAAGAGTTATGCGAAAAGACATGACGTATCATCAACAACGGCAAAATTATGAAGAAGCATTTTTGCAAAAAAGGTTAGAAGAACTCACGCCCGAAGAATTAGCAAAATTACAAGCAGAAATCGAACAAGAAAATCAATCCCGCGATTCCTCCTCGAAGGTGTAA
- a CDS encoding DinB family protein, which produces MLAQHFQLLAKYNTLANHKLYEACAQLSDRERKQIRPAFFKSIHGTLNHIMIGDRIWLGRFEGKSIPSTNLDAILYKDFEELWQVRQTEDRQIENFAASLTEDFLSSTIQYTNNSGRVCNDPVDLLVAHFFNHQTHHRGQVHNMISQTEIAPPSLDMHRIIRR; this is translated from the coding sequence ATGCTCGCCCAGCATTTCCAACTATTAGCAAAATACAACACATTAGCAAATCATAAACTATACGAAGCTTGCGCTCAATTAAGCGATAGAGAACGCAAACAGATTCGCCCAGCATTTTTTAAAAGTATTCATGGAACGCTCAATCATATCATGATAGGCGATCGCATTTGGCTAGGGCGGTTTGAGGGTAAATCCATCCCATCAACGAATCTCGATGCAATTCTCTACAAAGACTTTGAAGAATTATGGCAAGTCCGTCAAACCGAAGATCGGCAAATTGAAAACTTTGCTGCAAGTTTAACGGAGGATTTTTTGAGCAGCACAATTCAATATACCAATAATTCTGGACGTGTCTGCAACGATCCTGTAGATTTACTCGTAGCGCACTTCTTTAACCACCAAACGCATCATCGCGGGCAAGTTCACAACATGATTAGCCAAACAGAAATTGCCCCACCATCACTCGATATGCATCGTATTATTCGACGGTAA
- a CDS encoding glutathione binding-like protein → MIDLYYWTTPNGHKITMFLEEVELPYTIVPINIGTGDQFKPDFLKIAPNNRIPAIVDRAPADGGEPISVFESGAILLYLAEKTGKLISSDIRQRVETLQWLFWQMGGLGPMAGQNHHFSQYAPEKIPYAIDRYVNETGRLYAVMNKRLSDRTFLAGNNYSIADIAAYPWIVPYERQGQKLENFPHLQRWFEAIKARPATIRAYEKAEAFKDQALDIEKSRNLLFNQSANTIQQKS, encoded by the coding sequence ATGATTGACCTTTATTACTGGACAACACCCAACGGTCACAAAATTACTATGTTTTTAGAGGAAGTTGAACTTCCTTACACGATCGTTCCTATAAACATTGGTACAGGAGATCAGTTTAAGCCCGATTTTCTTAAAATTGCCCCAAATAATCGCATTCCGGCAATTGTTGACCGCGCCCCAGCAGATGGCGGCGAACCTATCTCAGTGTTTGAATCAGGAGCGATTTTACTGTATTTAGCCGAAAAAACGGGAAAACTAATTTCCAGCGATATCCGCCAACGCGTCGAAACGCTGCAATGGTTATTCTGGCAAATGGGCGGTTTAGGACCTATGGCAGGACAAAATCATCACTTTAGTCAGTATGCCCCTGAAAAGATTCCTTATGCAATAGATCGTTACGTTAATGAAACAGGGCGGTTGTATGCGGTAATGAATAAAAGATTAAGCGATCGCACTTTTCTGGCAGGTAATAACTACTCAATTGCTGATATTGCCGCGTATCCCTGGATTGTACCCTATGAACGTCAAGGACAAAAGCTAGAGAATTTTCCTCACTTGCAGCGCTGGTTTGAAGCGATTAAAGCACGTCCTGCGACAATTCGTGCTTACGAGAAAGCTGAAGCATTTAAAGACCAAGCACTTGACATTGAAAAGTCAAGGAATTTGTTATTTAATCAATCAGCAAACACAATTCAGCAAAAAAGCTAA
- a CDS encoding MerR family transcriptional regulator, producing MRIGELAQKAGVTPRTIRYYENLGLLHPSEREGSGFRYYTEAELLRLQKIDCLKALGLTLEEIASVIDLYFEDPTELKAKQKVLTILQAHLQETDDKISALAQFRSELLFNITKIQKCIEQINSQ from the coding sequence ATGCGAATTGGAGAGCTAGCACAAAAAGCTGGCGTGACTCCAAGAACGATTCGCTATTACGAAAACCTAGGACTATTACACCCAAGTGAACGGGAGGGAAGTGGCTTTCGCTACTATACGGAAGCTGAGTTACTGCGACTACAAAAAATTGATTGCCTCAAAGCACTCGGACTAACTCTCGAAGAAATTGCTAGCGTCATCGACTTGTACTTTGAAGATCCAACCGAACTCAAAGCTAAGCAAAAGGTATTGACAATTCTCCAAGCACACCTCCAAGAAACCGACGACAAAATAAGCGCACTCGCGCAGTTTCGTTCAGAGTTGCTTTTCAATATTACTAAAATTCAAAAATGTATTGAGCAAATCAATAGCCAGTAA
- the trpA gene encoding tryptophan synthase subunit alpha: MNSISDCFKRLRSRGACALIPFITAGDPDLDTTAEALRVLDAAGADMIELGVPYSDPLADGPVIQAAASRALQKGTRLEQVLEIVREVSPTLRSPIILFTYYNPILNRGIETFLQQIADAGVAGLVVPDLPLEEAEGLLKPAQEVGIEVILLVAPTSSPERIAAIARASQGFIYLVSVTGVTGMRSQMEARVPELLQQIRSYTDKPIGVGFGISAPEQARQVRNAGADAVIVGSAIVKRLADGNPQLGLQAIKEFCQTLKAAIND, translated from the coding sequence ATGAACTCAATTTCTGATTGCTTCAAACGCTTGCGATCGCGCGGGGCTTGTGCGTTAATTCCCTTTATAACTGCTGGCGATCCAGACTTGGATACAACCGCTGAAGCTTTGCGGGTTTTAGATGCTGCGGGTGCAGATATGATTGAACTCGGAGTCCCGTACTCCGACCCGCTAGCAGATGGACCTGTGATTCAAGCCGCAGCAAGTCGGGCGCTGCAAAAAGGAACGCGCCTCGAACAGGTTTTGGAAATCGTGCGCGAGGTAAGTCCTACACTGCGATCGCCCATAATTCTATTTACGTATTACAACCCGATATTAAATCGAGGGATCGAGACATTTTTACAACAAATCGCAGACGCTGGTGTTGCTGGTTTAGTTGTCCCTGATTTGCCGCTAGAAGAAGCCGAAGGGCTGCTAAAACCTGCTCAAGAGGTGGGGATTGAGGTGATATTATTAGTGGCTCCCACGAGTTCCCCAGAACGCATCGCGGCGATCGCCCGTGCTTCGCAAGGATTTATTTATTTGGTTAGTGTCACTGGTGTCACCGGAATGCGATCGCAAATGGAAGCGCGAGTTCCTGAATTACTGCAACAAATCCGCAGCTACACCGATAAACCGATTGGAGTTGGATTTGGAATTTCTGCACCCGAACAAGCGCGACAAGTACGCAACGCAGGCGCAGATGCTGTAATAGTCGGAAGTGCGATTGTCAAACGCTTAGCCGATGGAAACCCGCAATTGGGCTTGCAAGCAATCAAAGAGTTTTGCCAAACTTTAAAAGCAGCAATTAACGATTAA
- a CDS encoding DUF6658 family protein codes for MNKLVGTMKQLRIRQILTVFLAGILLIFSTACNPGDVRGANPDNPAVQAGGANNPYKGGGDAYTNYNMSADPKVNNTPVKTGRNQASLPLDSQLIAANDSEILYPGAETPEGRIEKEAQLPVKTAEDFKKPTAGGLIQRDADLGQRVEKRLEKVQEAFGEASEFVGEKADEASKRPEATSNPALRSK; via the coding sequence GTGAATAAGTTAGTAGGTACTATGAAACAACTAAGAATACGCCAAATTCTTACAGTTTTCCTAGCAGGAATCTTGCTTATTTTTAGTACAGCGTGCAACCCTGGTGATGTTAGAGGCGCAAACCCAGATAATCCGGCGGTTCAAGCGGGCGGTGCTAATAATCCCTACAAGGGAGGTGGAGACGCCTACACAAACTATAATATGTCTGCAGATCCTAAAGTCAACAACACACCTGTTAAAACAGGACGAAATCAAGCTAGCTTACCTTTAGATTCGCAACTCATCGCGGCTAACGACTCTGAAATTCTTTATCCTGGTGCAGAAACCCCAGAAGGTAGAATCGAAAAAGAAGCACAACTTCCAGTAAAAACAGCTGAAGACTTCAAGAAACCTACTGCTGGTGGACTCATTCAGCGCGACGCCGACTTAGGACAGCGAGTAGAGAAGCGGTTAGAAAAGGTACAAGAAGCGTTTGGCGAGGCTTCGGAGTTTGTTGGCGAGAAAGCAGACGAAGCAAGCAAAAGACCAGAAGCAACAAGTAATCCTGCGCTCAGAAGTAAGTAA
- a CDS encoding tetratricopeptide repeat protein, translated as MPNHKLWIKFLIVCSLVGVAQPALGQALIPRAPQLNSAALEQQGLRLAQEAAQLAQFQQYEQALPRARLATQLAPRSYQSWFLLGGLYLQTNRYNEAIAALDQARGLDPKNASIMFAMGSAHFQQGNYQAAVDTLQAGLKLKPNDPEGLFDLGNAYYKLGQFPQAIEQYNKATAADKKFWPAINNIGLIKYEQGDIDSALKYWQAAINIDKQAAEPQLAMAVALYTKGEQQRAIAMGEAALRIDQRYGNVEFLREQLWGDRLIADTRKLLASPRIQAALQELPSQPAQIQVIPQ; from the coding sequence GTGCCGAATCATAAACTTTGGATAAAATTCTTGATTGTCTGTAGCTTAGTGGGTGTAGCTCAACCCGCCTTGGGACAGGCACTCATACCCCGCGCACCTCAACTCAATTCAGCTGCTTTGGAACAACAAGGATTAAGATTGGCACAAGAAGCAGCCCAACTCGCACAATTTCAACAATACGAACAAGCTTTGCCAAGAGCGCGACTAGCAACGCAATTAGCGCCAAGAAGCTATCAATCGTGGTTCTTGCTGGGTGGTTTGTATCTGCAAACAAATCGATACAATGAAGCGATCGCCGCCTTAGACCAAGCAAGAGGACTCGACCCGAAAAATGCATCAATTATGTTTGCTATGGGATCGGCACACTTTCAGCAAGGAAACTATCAAGCTGCGGTTGATACTCTGCAAGCTGGTTTAAAGTTAAAACCCAACGATCCTGAAGGATTATTCGATCTTGGTAACGCCTACTATAAGCTCGGACAATTTCCACAAGCGATTGAGCAGTATAATAAAGCAACCGCAGCGGATAAAAAATTCTGGCCTGCAATCAACAATATTGGTTTGATAAAATACGAACAGGGCGATATCGATTCAGCGCTCAAGTATTGGCAAGCAGCAATAAATATCGACAAACAAGCGGCAGAACCACAACTCGCAATGGCAGTTGCGCTTTATACTAAGGGCGAACAGCAACGCGCGATCGCCATGGGCGAAGCTGCATTACGCATCGACCAACGCTACGGTAATGTAGAATTTTTACGCGAACAATTGTGGGGCGATCGCTTAATTGCAGATACCCGCAAGTTACTCGCTTCACCGCGAATTCAAGCTGCTTTACAAGAGCTACCCTCACAACCAGCGCAAATTCAAGTTATTCCGCAGTAG
- a CDS encoding LCP family protein, with protein sequence MVKGVETHIRQKIQPVAAQAKRQAIGAKQHLLLVLWAMRRRNPLLFWGGIVSMSMVFGASVALFTPMWSNSNTFQNNQFTGQGFIKRRSPVDFWADASQYQISRPVNILILGIDPPLNTKNNASGVFAGSSDTMLLVRLDPTNHSLKVLSIPKDSQVVIPEIGLEKISLANMKGGPALTARVVSRTLNNVPIDRYVRITTNALQELIDSLGGVEVFVPQQMSYTDTTQKLEINLAAGWQTLDGDQAQKFARFRNSKVGDLDRVQRQQMLLKAIRDRLTSPTVLPILPQLARKIQSYVDTNLSLIETLALINFGIRVEPQNLQMVLVPGSLSRLSLDPSSYWLDGIGINRVMSEYFDVQPLGGMQVSRRRSLTSLKIAVQNATGDPSASDRVTQYLRSRGFARVYTVSDWLDSQRQTEIIAQQGNLTAATDLQQILGVGVVEPTATGDLDSHLTIRIGQDWLQQL encoded by the coding sequence GTGGTTAAGGGAGTAGAAACGCACATTAGGCAAAAGATTCAGCCTGTCGCCGCCCAAGCAAAAAGGCAAGCAATCGGTGCTAAACAGCATCTTTTACTTGTGTTGTGGGCAATGCGTCGACGAAATCCCCTATTATTTTGGGGTGGTATTGTTTCTATGTCTATGGTATTTGGGGCGAGTGTAGCACTATTTACCCCAATGTGGTCAAATAGCAATACATTCCAAAATAACCAATTTACTGGACAAGGTTTTATCAAGCGGCGATCGCCTGTAGATTTTTGGGCTGACGCTTCGCAATATCAAATATCGCGTCCGGTCAATATTTTGATCTTGGGAATCGATCCTCCCCTCAATACAAAGAATAATGCGTCGGGAGTTTTTGCCGGTTCGAGCGATACAATGCTGCTGGTGCGGTTAGACCCGACAAATCACTCGCTGAAAGTGCTGTCTATCCCTAAAGATAGTCAAGTTGTTATTCCAGAAATCGGTCTAGAAAAAATATCGCTGGCTAATATGAAAGGTGGTCCAGCTTTAACCGCAAGAGTCGTTAGCCGCACTTTAAATAATGTACCGATTGACCGCTACGTTCGGATCACTACCAATGCTTTACAAGAATTAATTGATTCTTTGGGTGGGGTAGAAGTTTTTGTTCCGCAACAAATGTCTTATACGGATACGACTCAAAAACTAGAGATTAACTTAGCCGCAGGATGGCAAACTTTGGATGGCGATCAAGCACAAAAATTTGCCCGATTTCGGAATTCAAAAGTTGGCGATTTAGATCGGGTGCAGCGACAGCAGATGTTGCTCAAAGCGATTCGCGATCGCCTTACTAGCCCTACAGTTTTACCGATATTACCTCAACTCGCCCGTAAGATCCAAAGTTACGTCGATACTAACTTAAGCCTAATCGAGACGCTAGCGCTGATTAACTTTGGCATTAGAGTTGAGCCACAAAATCTTCAGATGGTGCTCGTTCCTGGTAGTCTTAGCCGGTTAAGTTTAGATCCGAGTAGCTACTGGCTGGATGGCATTGGTATTAACCGCGTGATGAGCGAGTATTTTGATGTCCAGCCGCTTGGTGGAATGCAAGTATCCCGTAGGCGATCGCTGACTTCGCTAAAAATTGCAGTTCAAAATGCAACTGGCGATCCGAGTGCGAGCGATCGCGTGACTCAATACTTGCGATCGCGTGGTTTTGCCAGAGTTTACACTGTTTCTGATTGGCTCGATTCGCAGCGTCAAACTGAAATTATTGCGCAGCAGGGTAACTTAACAGCAGCAACCGATCTCCAACAAATTTTAGGGGTAGGAGTTGTGGAACCAACAGCTACAGGCGATCTTGATTCGCACTTAACAATTCGTATCGGTCAGGACTGGTTGCAACAACTATGA
- a CDS encoding NAD(P)-dependent alcohol dehydrogenase, with the protein MKVYEIQQFGIDALTLTERPDPQLSYGQVLVKMRAASLNYRDLLVVKGLYDPKLPLPRIPFSDGVGAVVAVGEGVTRVKVGDRVAGIFFQKWIGGELTPEITQSALGGAIDGILAEYAVLHEDGVVRVPEHLTDEEAATLPCAAVTAWNALFHAGNLKAGDTVLVQGTGGVSIFALQFSKIAGARVIATSSSDEKLERVRKMGAAETINYQQIPEWGNRVRELTDGKGVDYVVEVGGAGTLSESLRAVRHGGQISLIGVLSGGKGEVATAAILMKNVRVQGIYVGSREMFAAMNSAIALHKLRPVVDRVYPFHEVPEALKYMESGSHFGKICIRF; encoded by the coding sequence ATGAAGGTATACGAAATTCAACAATTTGGCATCGATGCGCTAACCTTAACCGAACGCCCCGACCCGCAACTGAGTTACGGACAGGTACTTGTGAAAATGCGTGCGGCTTCCTTAAATTACCGCGATTTACTGGTAGTTAAAGGTTTATACGATCCCAAATTACCTTTACCGAGAATTCCTTTTTCTGATGGTGTAGGCGCAGTTGTGGCTGTAGGCGAAGGCGTCACGCGCGTGAAAGTCGGCGATCGCGTTGCGGGAATTTTCTTTCAAAAGTGGATAGGTGGCGAACTGACACCAGAAATTACCCAATCGGCTTTAGGCGGTGCAATTGACGGCATTTTAGCAGAGTATGCAGTGCTGCATGAAGATGGTGTTGTGCGCGTACCCGAACATCTCACTGATGAAGAAGCTGCAACGTTACCTTGTGCGGCTGTCACCGCATGGAATGCGCTATTTCACGCGGGTAATTTAAAAGCAGGCGATACTGTATTGGTGCAAGGAACTGGCGGAGTTTCGATATTTGCGTTGCAGTTTTCCAAAATTGCAGGTGCAAGAGTAATCGCCACATCAAGTAGCGATGAGAAACTAGAACGGGTTCGGAAAATGGGCGCAGCAGAGACAATTAATTATCAACAAATCCCTGAATGGGGTAATCGAGTGCGCGAACTCACCGATGGTAAGGGTGTTGATTACGTCGTGGAAGTCGGCGGTGCAGGTACATTATCCGAATCGCTACGTGCAGTACGTCACGGCGGACAAATTAGTTTAATTGGGGTTTTAAGTGGCGGTAAAGGCGAAGTTGCTACCGCAGCAATTTTGATGAAAAACGTCCGCGTACAAGGAATTTATGTCGGTTCGCGCGAGATGTTTGCGGCGATGAATTCGGCGATCGCATTGCACAAATTACGCCCTGTAGTCGATCGCGTGTATCCTTTCCACGAAGTCCCAGAAGCACTCAAATACATGGAAAGTGGTTCGCACTTCGGTAAAATCTGCATTCGCTTTTGA